The sequence below is a genomic window from Desulfatirhabdium butyrativorans DSM 18734.
GGGCCGGGCAAAACTCCTTTTTGTGGCGCACCGCAGGGAAATCCTGGAACAGGCGCTTGTAACGTTCAGAAACGTGCTGCGCGACCACAGTTTCGGTGAGTTGCTTGTCGGTGATTTTGTTGCCGTCCGCCGGGAGCACTTGTTCTGCTCTGTCCAGATGCTGACGAGCCGGGAACTCTGGAAGCAAGTCGGAAGCGTTTTTTATGATTATATCGTTGTCGATGAAGTCCATCACGGCGCTTCGGACAGTTACCGGCCTATATTCGCGCATTTTCAGCCAACGATACTGCTTGGCCTTACCGCAACCCCCGAGCGGATGGACGGAAAATCCGTTGCCGCGGATTTCCACAATACGTTTGCGGCGGAAATCCGGCTGCCGGAGGCCCTTGAGGAGAAACTGCTCTGTCCCTTTCATTATTTTGGTGTTGCAGATCCGGTGGCGACCGACGATGACCGTTTCTGGCGTAACGGGAACTACAACAAGGTCGAACTCGAAAACGTTTATACCCTCGACCAGGGCCATGCCCTGCGCCGGCTGGATGCGATCCTGGCTGCCCTGGAACGCTACCAGCCCGACTATCGCACCAGCGCGAAAGGGATCGGCTTCTGTGTCACGATCAACCATGCCATCTATATGGCGCAGAAGTTCAGTGACCGGGGGATTCCTTCTGCGGCGCTGGTATCGGGCATTTCATCCGATGAGCGGGAAAGCATGCTCTGCGGTTTCAAAAACGGGAGTCTCATATTCCTGTTTACCGTCGATGTGCTGAACGAAGGCCTTGATGTGCCGGAGATCAATCTCGTGATGTTTCTGCGGCCGACGGAAAGCCTGACCGTATTCCTCCAGCAACTGGGCCGCGGCATGCGCCATGCGCCGGAGAAGGAGTGTCTGACGGTTCTTGATTTTGTGGGGCAGGTGAATCGGCACTACCGGATGGACACCCGGTTCCGGGCATTGCTGCCAAAGCACCGCCATGCAATTGACCGGGAGGTGGAGATGGGCTTTCCGCATCTTCCGCCAGGGTGCTCGATCCAGCTGGATCGCCAGTCACGGGAATATGTTCTGAGAAATATCAGGGAAAATCTTCAAAATCTCAGGCTGCAGGTTCCGGACCGCCTCCAGACGTTCACCAGCCAGACGGGCCAGGAACTTACTTTCGGGAACTTCATCCGCTATCATGCGTATGAACCGGAGGTGCTGCTGGCCAAAGAATCTTGGTCAGAGTGGAAAGCAAGGGCCCATCTATGCCCGGTTCCGGCCGACCCCGATCTTGCCCGATTGCGAAAAACCCTGATTCGGGCGGCATTCATCAACGGGCCGAAAGAAGCCATGCTGCTGCGAGGTGTCATTCAAAATGTTTCCAGAGGTGAAATCGATGAAGCCGTCGCCCTTGCCGGAAAATCAACCATGATCCTGTATTATCGCATCTGGGGGGATAAGGGCGGCAAGCTCGGGATTTCGTCCATAGATGAGGCTTTTCGCCGCCTTTCGAAAAATCCGTCCATCCTTTCCGATCTGGACGAAATTTTAAGCTGGTCACTGGATGCGAGCGAAGTTTCCGGGGTGATTCCGGAATTGCCATTTTTCTGCCCGCTGGAACTGCATGCGAAATACGGCGGAAAAGAAATCCAGGCGGCGTTCGGCAGGGCAAACCTTGAAACTTCAGGCCAGACTGGGGCGGGCGTATTCCATTTCCCGGAGATCAAGGCATATGCGCTGCTGATCACGTTTCAGAAAACGGAAAGGGAATTTTCGCCGAGCACCATGTATGCGGATTACCCCATCAGCCGGGAACTCCTGCATTGGGAGTCGCAGGCAAATACCGCTCAGCATCACACGGACGGGCAGAATCTGATTCATCATGCCGAAAGAGGATACCATATTCTGGTTTTTGCCAGGGATCAGAAAAAGCGAAACGCCGCCACGGTTCCGTTTACTTATCTTGGACCGGTGGAGCGGGTGCGCTATGAGAGTGAGCGGCCGATAAAGATCGTATGGCAGTTGCGGCATCCGATGCCGGTGGAGATGTTTGAAGACAACAGGAGGGGCGGGTAATGGAGTGAGGTTGTCAGTTTCACTTTGGCATCGAGAGATGACATGATTGCGGCACGGGATGAATCGGGACGCATTGTGTTGTTTGAGCCCACATTCCAAACCCTTTTGAGGCGTTATCCGGTTGATTTTTCCAGGAAGGGAGGCGGAAGGCTGGATGTAAAGATATCCCCGGTAAGGTCAATCGCCTGCAGATAGGCCAGTTGAACCGGCTATAAAGGTATATAGTCTTTTTTCCCTTGAAACCATAATCCAAGTCGCCCATTAAATGAGCCTGCCAGGCTAATGCGGCCTGGCTTTGCGGCGAGGGAACCGAGGCCGCAACAGCACCTGGTTATGCTTTGATTTCATCAATTGGCAATATCTGCTTTCCATGTCGAATAGTAAGTATGGATATTCGTTTTATACCGATATGATAGATGATCCGATAATTTCCGTAAATTAACTCCCTGAATTGATGTTCATTAATTTCAGGGACGATCCGTCCAATTTCTGGATTGGCTCGCAGTTGGTCAACCATTGAAAACACTGTATCGATCCAGTTGTTTGCTGCCAAGGGTTTATCTCGCGAAATGTAATCCACTATTTCTGACGCCCTTTCAACAGCAAGGGGTGACCATACGATTTTCATTGGGGGACTTGCTTCAATAATTTGGCTTTTGCCGTTTGGTGGGCAATCCCTTCTCCTTTTGCCAGTTGGTTGAGAGCGGTTTGAACGTCTGAAAGAAGATCAATTTTTTCTTGCATTGCTTCAAACTCATTCGCACCTAAAAGGACGGCAACACCTTTGCCATGCTGCGTAATGATAACCGGACGCTTGGTATCATGGACTTGTTTGATGTAAGCAGCCATAGCATTTCTGACTTCCGACATTGACCTGATGTCTTGATCGATTTTAAGCTTTTGCATTTTGCACCTCTTTTGTATGCTATTTTGTACAAAATAACATACAAAATTATGTACAATCAACTAGTTTCTTAGGAAACCTAATGCGGCGCCAATGACGAAGTTACTGACCGCCGCGCGAGCTGGCAGGGGCATCGGCAGCGAATCTGACACCCGAACGAATCTGGCCCGCGACCGTTCGGTGGACTGAATGGTTCGCCCTGACCATGTTAAATGTCCGCCCAGAGCGTACTCTTGCCTGGCTATATCGACTGAAATCTCTACTGCCGGAATTCTTCCTCGGTTCTCAAGCCAGTGTGTGGTGTTCCGATCCTCGGGCCAGCCCACGCCCGGCCCATAGTCCTTTGCCACGCCATTGCGATGATCCGTAATCGTCCCTTGCAGGATATAGACCATGCCCGGCCTGTCCTTATGGTCGTGCATCGGACCGAAGACGCCGCCCGGTTCGATGGTCACCAGACCCATTCGTAATTGGCGCCCCGCCATGCCCTCGAGTTCAGGGCCAAGGTCAAGAGCTGCCAGCAGCTTAACCATGACCCCCTTCGTTTCAGGTGTCGCCTGCTCATTGTTCATCGTGCTCTCCTGTCTGCACCTCTTTGGTCGACGTGTAGCTAACCGGCGCTGCGCGGGCTTTATCGAGCAGCGTCCGTGTTGACCGCCGGGTTAGCCATTTCTTCGATGATGCGAGCGGCAATTTCAGCGGCCTTACCCGTAAATTTGGCGCAGTGCGCTCCCAACTTTTTTTCTTTGAACATCGACTGACCTTCCGGTGTGTTGAGATCGCAGCCCAACAAGACATGGCAGTCGCGGGCGCCAAACTCTTGTTCGAACTCTCGAATGAGACGCTGAGTTCCAGCGTATGCGGGTTGGACGGACTCGGTAGCTTCGGTGCGCCCAAGTGCGAGGCCAACGCCCATGATGGCGCCGGAGAGCGCGCCACAAGTGCCGCACATTCTGCCCATGCCGCTGCAAAAGGCTGTTGCTGCCTTGGGAAGAAGCTCTGACTCGACGCCCATTGCGTCGGCAAGCGCGAGCACAACACTTTCCGCGCAGTAGAGGCCAGAGGCGAATGAGTCCTCGGCGGACCTACGAACGTTCAGGGCAAACTGTGATTCCACGGTGACTCCTGTGCGATATGTGAAATGGCTAACGCCGCTGCTAAAGCGGGAAGTGAAGCTGGCGTGGCTTTTGCGCTATTTGCAAAAGGCATGACAGCTTTACTTTGTCGCTTTTGAGCGCCTTGTTGGACGAAGCCGCTTGCGCGGCAGAAAAAACAATTTAAAAAATATATGATTGGTGTATAACTCCTGTAACTGCCCAATTCCGGGTACTTAAAATAGGAGCATACACAATGGATCCAAACGAATTAAATCGATTTAACGAGCTTTATCAATGTCACCTGAGGCTGCTGAAACTTCAGGGAAAAAGCCAGAAAACAATCGATGCCTATTCCCGTGCAGTACGTCGAGTCCGTGAACATTTTAACTGCTGTCCTGATCAATTGAGTTTGGAACAATTGGAAATTTATTTTGCCGATCTGGTGGCAAGCCATTCCTGGAGTACGATCAAAATCGATCGAAACGGACTGCAATTCTTTTGGAAGTATGTTCTCAAAAAGGATTGGCAGTGGTTAAACATTGTAAGGCCACCAAAGATTCACACCATACCTGATATTCTTACTCCTGCCGAAGTGGAACGGCTCATCGGGGCAACCCAAAAACTACGTTATCGTGTTTTTTTGTTGGCCACCTATTCCATGGGGCTTCGCCTGGAAGAGGCTTTATCGCTTCATGTCGGCCATATCGATGCGGAACGTAAAAAAGTTCATATCCGACGGGGCAAAGGCCACAAAGATCGTATGGTGCCACTGCCGGATCTGACATTGCAGGCATTGCGCGAGCTCTGGAAAAGACACCGTCATCCCTATTTGATATCCCCCAATGCAAATGGCAATCTTCAAACTATCCAGAAGGCAACGACACATATGGATAAAGGCGGTGCACAAAAGGCCATGAAAAAAGTGGTCGAGGAATGCGGAATTAAAAAAAAGTCCATATTCACTCCCTTCGCCACAGCTTTGCCACGCATCTTCTCGAAAAAGGCTTAAGCCTTCGTCATATTCAGGCTCTGCTCGGTCATTCCAGCCCTACAACAACCGCACGCTATGCTCACCTGACAGATATTACGGAAAAAGATAGCCTCTGTGTCATCAATGCCCTGGTCAACAGCCTTCATGTCGACCTGAAGAAGGTGTGATCATGGACATCGCCCCTATTATACAGCAATATTACCCTGCTTTCACAGCCAAGTATAAACAGCTTGCACTGCCGGGCCACTTCAAGGCGCTTCATGCCATGAGCAGTTGCCGCACAAAAGATTGCGGTGAACTATATGTGTGTTGCCCCAGTTGCGGTAAAGCACAATGGCGGCCTTTATCTTGCGGGCACCGAAGTTGTCCACAATGTCAAAACCATCAAGCCACCCAGTGGATTGAACGGCAACAGTCCAAGCTGTTACCGGTTCCTTATTTTATGGTAACCTTTACCCTGCCCTGTGAATTCAGGTCATTGGCCTGGAATCATCAGAAAACCGTGTATTCCATTTTGTTTTCCTGTGCGGCCAGCACGCTGAAAGATTTTGGCCTGAATCCAAAAAACCTTGGAGCAGAAATCGGCATGACCATGGTCCTGCATACCAACAGCAGGAAACTGGACTACCATCCGCATATTCATGCCGTGGTTCCCGGCGGAGGTATCGATCAAAAAAGGCGACAGTGGAAAAAGAAAAAAAGCACGTATCTGTTCAACATCAAGGCTATGGCAAAAGTTTTTCGGGCCAGATTTCTGGAGTCTTTGAATGATGCCAAATTTCCGATCCCAGCAACCGTTCCCAGGCAATGGGTCATTGACTGCTGCCATGTCGGAAAAGGAATAAGCGCCCTCAAATACTTGTCCCGATATCTGTATCACGGAGTGATCCGTGAAAAAAATATCATCTCAAATCAGGATGGCCAAATCACCTTCCAATATATTGAAAGCA
It includes:
- a CDS encoding type II toxin-antitoxin system RelE/ParE family toxin; protein product: MKIVWSPLAVERASEIVDYISRDKPLAANNWIDTVFSMVDQLRANPEIGRIVPEINEHQFRELIYGNYRIIYHIGIKRISILTIRHGKQILPIDEIKA
- a CDS encoding DUF3427 domain-containing protein, giving the protein MKNLVPGIYESLIDECLRDAISRRPELRTVFGKIDPEEQPGLYASFVAKVLEQALREDSDPERRLALCNRILDQVASEPGLGHLAGHRLVREQKPILLEITPPHYGTSGIPRPRSPLSESSLFTGSPQEPQLAHELLHEMKSADSVDILVSFIKWSGLRLLMPAFEDLRQRDVPVRVITTSYMGASDAPAVEWLAAMPNVRVRVSYDTERTRLHAKAYHFRRDSDFSTAYIGSANISNSAITSGLEWNLKITAQDMAHILEKFSAEFETYWNSREFIPFDPLQPGRFREAISRERNRKTGLQPVFFDLTPHPFQERILEALERERNVHGRYKNLIIAATGTGKTVVAAFDYHRFFKERGGRAKLLFVAHRREILEQALVTFRNVLRDHSFGELLVGDFVAVRREHLFCSVQMLTSRELWKQVGSVFYDYIVVDEVHHGASDSYRPIFAHFQPTILLGLTATPERMDGKSVAADFHNTFAAEIRLPEALEEKLLCPFHYFGVADPVATDDDRFWRNGNYNKVELENVYTLDQGHALRRLDAILAALERYQPDYRTSAKGIGFCVTINHAIYMAQKFSDRGIPSAALVSGISSDERESMLCGFKNGSLIFLFTVDVLNEGLDVPEINLVMFLRPTESLTVFLQQLGRGMRHAPEKECLTVLDFVGQVNRHYRMDTRFRALLPKHRHAIDREVEMGFPHLPPGCSIQLDRQSREYVLRNIRENLQNLRLQVPDRLQTFTSQTGQELTFGNFIRYHAYEPEVLLAKESWSEWKARAHLCPVPADPDLARLRKTLIRAAFINGPKEAMLLRGVIQNVSRGEIDEAVALAGKSTMILYYRIWGDKGGKLGISSIDEAFRRLSKNPSILSDLDEILSWSLDASEVSGVIPELPFFCPLELHAKYGGKEIQAAFGRANLETSGQTGAGVFHFPEIKAYALLITFQKTEREFSPSTMYADYPISRELLHWESQANTAQHHTDGQNLIHHAERGYHILVFARDQKKRNAATVPFTYLGPVERVRYESERPIKIVWQLRHPMPVEMFEDNRRGG
- a CDS encoding cupin domain-containing protein, which gives rise to MNNEQATPETKGVMVKLLAALDLGPELEGMAGRQLRMGLVTIEPGGVFGPMHDHKDRPGMVYILQGTITDHRNGVAKDYGPGVGWPEDRNTTHWLENRGRIPAVEISVDIARQEYALGGHLTWSGRTIQSTERSRARFVRVSDSLPMPLPARAAVSNFVIGAALGFLRN
- a CDS encoding C-GCAxxG-C-C family protein, with protein sequence MESQFALNVRRSAEDSFASGLYCAESVVLALADAMGVESELLPKAATAFCSGMGRMCGTCGALSGAIMGVGLALGRTEATESVQPAYAGTQRLIREFEQEFGARDCHVLLGCDLNTPEGQSMFKEKKLGAHCAKFTGKAAEIAARIIEEMANPAVNTDAAR
- a CDS encoding IS91 family transposase, producing MDIAPIIQQYYPAFTAKYKQLALPGHFKALHAMSSCRTKDCGELYVCCPSCGKAQWRPLSCGHRSCPQCQNHQATQWIERQQSKLLPVPYFMVTFTLPCEFRSLAWNHQKTVYSILFSCAASTLKDFGLNPKNLGAEIGMTMVLHTNSRKLDYHPHIHAVVPGGGIDQKRRQWKKKKSTYLFNIKAMAKVFRARFLESLNDAKFPIPATVPRQWVIDCCHVGKGISALKYLSRYLYHGVIREKNIISNQDGQITFQYIESKTGKTRYRTLKGEDFLFLILQHVLPKGFRRVRDYGFLHSNAKKLLSVVQLILRVFLPVIKERHRPVFKCPCCQTPMTILGFRYPILESG
- a CDS encoding type II toxin-antitoxin system Phd/YefM family antitoxin, encoding MQKLKIDQDIRSMSEVRNAMAAYIKQVHDTKRPVIITQHGKGVAVLLGANEFEAMQEKIDLLSDVQTALNQLAKGEGIAHQTAKAKLLKQVPQ